Part of the Vigna angularis cultivar LongXiaoDou No.4 chromosome 1, ASM1680809v1, whole genome shotgun sequence genome, TGATCACCTGAAATATAGTTGTTTCGTTCATATCATATTGTACACCTACAATATACTTAGTTACATGTCTACCATATACATCACATGACTAGTATGTGTGCATCAAAAGGTAAGGATCCATTACTAGTGACTCAGATGCAATGTGGGGCAGTGATGTAACGACAAGAGTTCTTAAGATAATTGTAAAGAGTAATGGTATTATGACACactttttacattcatttgacacagaATACAAGGATAAAATTGTCAGAAAagtgtaaagttttatattttttcaagaaaaaagagagtaaaaagtaaataaggaTAATACAAATGAATGTATAAAATTTAGGTGTATCAAAGAATTATTTTCTAATTGCAAAAGGATGCACTAATGCAACACTAAATTTAGAAGTTAGCGCActtgtgtatgtatatatattgcGAACTAAtcattgagaaaaatatttaggTGACACCTATCAAGAAGAAAACCAATGTTGAACCTTAAGATTTCTTTTGGTAGAAGTAATTTATGTTTGATAGAACATTTATCGATTTATCTTATTTCAAGAgctaattaatgtaatttacaacaattttaaacattaacatttttaatttgcaCCTAACTCTTTTTAAGTATATGTGAGAAATGATAATTTCAgtcttatatataataattataactataattatttgataaaccTGAATTTGtgattgaaaatatttgttatacatattttaattacattttatcaAAACTTGTTCTTTTTTActttacatattttttggtTATCGGAATATCTCAGACATGCAtatagtaaaaagaaaattttcatgaaaacttgatataaaataaaatattaactaaatgAAAGATATGCGCAAAATGATAGCATTCAATATGTTAAAATGAATTAgcatcatttatattttatattaattgactCACCCGTAAAACTAATGCAAGGAATTATTGCAGCAAGTGCTAATTAACAGGGTCTTGTACTGGGCTGTTTGTTTCTTCCTGCACTTTCGCAATTTCATCCTCCACCTTCTTACGCTAGAATAAATAGATCATTTAAGAAGTGTATAAAAATGTTGAATGAAATGTATGGAGGTGCTCGGCAGCTCATGTATTAATAGTAAACCCAATTCAGGTAAAGAAAAGCTTATTATTGGGCCAGAATAAACCCAAAACCAAATTTAGCAATAGAATTCATAAAAAGAAACACGCCGAGTATGCAGATTTTAACGGAGTTTTAAACCTTGTTCATTTGAACGGGTTAGGTATTGAGCAATTCcactattataattttataaatttattatctaaatattttcatatattttattatcatattttttaattgagtttttatgtgaaaatttagaaaaaaacgGGTTTATAGAGTAAAAGTTGTCTTAAAATAATgccattataatattttaatattaaaatctataaaatatatttctaataacttgaatttgttattattaaatcattatttttctaaaactagGTTATATATGTAGTTCAAGAGAGCTCTTGATGAATCAGTGTTGTTCTAGGATCTAGATGATATATTTAggtatttaattgaatttctttttatggcaaattaagtttttcttttgtgaATAGAGTTCTAGAGAATCCCTTTGAGAGCAAAGACTATTTAACCAAGATAGAAagagttaattttaatttatttctatatGAATGGTGTTTTGATTAGTTGGTGTTGTGGtaattgattttgattgttAAATCATATTTAGTGTGATTGACTTGGTGTGTGTAAAGTGTTTAAATATGAATTATGTGATACGTGTAGAACTTGGTTGGCATTGAGATGCAAAATATTGCTTAAGATGTCAAATTGGTATATCTATTTGATATTTGGTtaaattgattgaatttgaTATGTTGGTGTGTTGAATGAAGCATGAGATGAATTGTTTGAGTGTTCAGATTTATGTGTTTGTATTATGCAAACTTATTGAATAAGTTTTTTTCTCATTGAGCGACGAACGAAATTGAGTTTGATAGATAATCTTTTTCGAAAGTGATGAAATGTTCATTCTcttgttttgctttttttttttatgtttcaaaatcttttcttcttaatataaatatttttttaataccttCTATTCAATGTGAGAGTGAGAAGGGTGGTGGTGGTGACTCTCTTTATTGGTAGAGAGTGTAGTGTTTCTAGGATAGTGTCTCTATAAAAAATAGGTTTCGGTAATGAACCAAAacctaaaattttatatttatttaccttGTCTGAATATGTTTTGGTTaaagaatctaaataaattttctaaaataactaATGTCAAAGCCTATAAATGCGGATATCTTTATACATGTATCTGCATATAATTCTATTTACAAGATTTAACATTAACTTCGTGTTGTTTTTATAGTGTATAGatcatattttacaatatacctacatataactttataatataatataacttaaaactattattgtaaattttaatcatataataataccTTTTTACTACAcaatactaataaataatttattaaatttaaaaattaactaaaacaaattaattttcaaagtataattaaaaaaaaataaactcgTATATGCACATATTTATCTCTTATGATTACATGAGAAGAGGAGTGacataagaaataatattattattgttattattattatttattacgtattatactttttataattcgttattttaacctaataaatcaatattaaaatcatattatttatttttaattaatttctttataaaaatgtccgttattaattatttttttatatgatcaaactctttatttaaatattatatttttaattatatataattataacttttaaatataattatttaaataattttttttcaaaaataataattatactaattttttaatacaaatataaaataaaacaaaagaatataaGACTGTGTATACACAAGTCAAAAACTAATTTagttaacaaaaagaaattgaCATGTAgaaattcaattgaaaaaatttctatttttgaaaatttgatggACGATAAATTTACGTGAAAGTTTGAAAAGAATTTACAAAGGATtcgaaataatttaattaagctCGTTTACAAAAGTATAAtgggataaaataattattatgttatttagttaatacaaaattttacatataaagacaattgaaacattttatatttttaaaaatttaatgaaccataattaaattggaaatagtttaattaagctcttttataaaatttgacagtagatatataaaaatatacaagatgtccttaaaaagttgaaattattttaccataaattttgtgtaaaattgaagaaattaacaataaaattcgtgaaaaaaattgatgttaaagttagaacagaaaaaaaaaagtctgaACAGTAATACGCAGGAACAGGAATTCATTTACCTCTTGCCCgtaattgtttttctaatttaatgGTTGAGTTGTTGTTGAGTGAGCTCAGCCTTCACCAACAGAAGCACAGAAACAAAAGATTACTGCACGAATAAAGTCAAAAAGTCTGAATGGTTTTCACTCTGATCAATCTGTGAAGGTAGTGTTCAATTTCTCTTTCATCGCTATAGTTAATTCAATTGCAGATCTCGAAAGATTCGATTTTGTGTGTAATAACGGAATCAGATAAAATCAATCTTCATTGGAATTTTAGGAATCGAGGAAGGAAGGAAGCGTGAGGGTTAGGGTAAGGCTAAGGGTTGAGAAGGCATAGAAAAAGTCAATTCAAATGCCGGAAGAGGATTTGGTTGACATCAAGTTTAGGTTGTACGATGGCTCCGATATCGGACCCTTCAGGTACTCATCCGCCGCCACTGTCGATATGCTTAAGCAGAGGATTGTCTCCGATTGGCCCAAAGGTCTCTGTCTTGCTCTCTCTTCACTTGCCTCTACTGTAATCTTAAGATCATTccataatcttattttattttctagtttGCTTGATATAATTGAGTATCATTGACAAAATTACTATTCTTTTGTACAATACTGATAATAGAAGCATTACATTAGAAATTTATGGTAAAATTCTTAGCAAGGAAAATGTGGGCTCTTTCTGTTCGATTCAAATTGAAGTTTGGTGACATTTCTTAACTAAAGAGTGGTATTTAAACATTATAACTCTAATTTAGGTAGGGGCTTTTACATATGTTAGCCTTGtgagttttgttttgttatattgattattCACGGATTTGAGTCCTTTTTTTACAACTAATTGAAAATAGGGTATGACAGGTTCTCTCTCGTTCTTTCATTTTATCTGTTGCCCTTCCCCCCTTGTGTAGGTAAAACGATCGTACCAAAGTCAGCTAATGAAGTGAAATTGATTAATTCTGGTCAAATCTTGGAAAACAACAAGACTGTTGGTCAATGTAAAGTACTATTTGGTGAGATTGCAGGAAGTATTATAATAATGCATGTTGTTGTACAGCCATCTCTCGCAAAAACTAAAGCTGGTAAGTTCCATGAACTTCTTATCTTAGGGAATACATAAAATTTTCAGTTAGTTTTTCTTAAGCTGTTTCAATATGTTACTTGGTATGAAAATTAAGTAGAGCACGTATCAGAACCAATTCCACGAGTTTGCAGCTGGATCTGCATGATAGATGACATGGTTTACTAATACTCTTATGGAACACCTCGGTCTCCTTTATCCGAAATAAATGATGTAGAACTGAGGGACCCTAGTAGATTAATTAGGTTAGCCAGCTTTTTCCATTagattaattttcttaaatcccCAATTTGATCACTGAACTGGTGAAAACACTTGTTTTATTGGATCAACAATAACTAAACTGTGGTTAAATTGGTGACACttatatattgttaattatatacaatatatttaGTAATAAACTTACGATAATACCACAATAAATCAAGttagagaaaatttaaaattaccttaaaattattatattgtgtGTCCTGATAATTTCCATCTATTGGTGAACCTGATATGCATTGTAATTTGACTTTAGgcatttatttgattaaaaaaatatgaattaacaAGAAATGTGTTATATACAACAAAAAGTAAACGGGTTCGCCATTAGTGGTTTTTGCAATAATTTTGTGCATCAAATTATAGAATTTCATTGCTTTGATTAGTTGAATAAACACCGTAAATGTTATTGAAAAGTGAAAATCAAAAGCTATATCGGGATAGTAGTTGAt contains:
- the LOC128197660 gene encoding membrane-anchored ubiquitin-fold protein 3-like; this translates as MPEEDLVDIKFRLYDGSDIGPFRYSSAATVDMLKQRIVSDWPKGKTIVPKSANEVKLINSGQILENNKTVGQCKVLFGEIAGSIIIMHVVVQPSLAKTKAGKFHELLILGNT